The Bdellovibrio sp. ZAP7 DNA segment CTGACACAGATGCCGATCACTTATCTTAAAATCGATCGTTCTTTCGTAATGAAGGTTCTAAGCGATCCAAAATCCAAAGCCGTTGTCAGTGGTATTATCTTTCTTGCGCGCGAAATGGATTTTGAAATTATCGCTGAGGGTATTGAGCATCAAGACGAAGCCCTGGTTCTTGAAACTTTGGGTGCGCAATGGGGCCAAGGGTATTTATTCTCGAAACCCGTTGATCACTTTGCTTTTATGCAACTTATCTAAACACCGCCTGACAAGAATTCACTGAAGGAGAGCTTTTCTGAAGCTCTTCATAAATGATCTTCTCTATACGGAATGGCGAATAGCCTTTTTGATCCTGAACAGCTTTTCTTAATAAATAGATGGAAGAACCTACCATGTACCTTTGAAACGCTGTTTCGAGTACTGGCGACCAGGCTACAGGACGTCCCCTTGGGACAAAGGTGTTCTCCCGCATCTTTTGCAGATTTTCCAAATCAAAGATCCAATGACTGTCTTGAACCTTTAGAAGCTCTTTCGTGGGAAGATTCAATTTTTCGCGAAGGTTGAAATCAATTCGGGCGCCATCTAAGTCACGGTAAAAAACGCGCCCCGTAAAGCTTCCCTTAGAATCAAGCTCCAACAACGTGTTCTGTTGATGCGCCTCAAGGACCACACCATACTGAGCTGCAAAGGCATAGCTTTTCACGAGTGCAGGAATTAAATATCTTTCAACGAGCTCAATAGCTGAAATCCCTTGAGTCTTTGCATCGACTTCCAACAATGAAGCTCCCTGATTTTTTGCGACATACGACAGCACTGGAACCAGAGTGGTAGTACCATTACGAATGTGCTCCGGAATCTTTCTTACCAAGAATCCAAAAGGGCTGTTGGGTGTTTTATCAAAAACCCCGATGGGTTCGGGCAAGAAACCAAAACCATTTTCTTTCTGAGAGGATTCAGGAAGATTAGCAAGCAACGAACTAATAGCAGTCGCTCGCTGCATTTGCATCGGATACACAGTACGAATCGCACCATTCACCTTATCTGACAAAGAGACTTTCACCATCATATCGGCAACAAAGAAAGTTCGGGGCGACGTTGTGGGTTTAGCAGCAACCTTCGTAAGTTTTCCGTGAGAAATAAGTTCTTTAAAAAGCTCCAATGAAGATGGATGAATGAAAAATTTCACTTTGCCATCAGCAGTTTTAAGTTCCGCCGGAATTTCTACGCTTTCAGCAGACACGGTATCGACGAATCTTGGATCAACTTCCAAAAGATAAAGCGTCTCAGTCTGATACGCCTTCAATTCGGCGGAATCAGGAAGCTTGTGATAGAGCTTTTCGTTGGACTGTAAATCATTGCGCTCGACTTCCCATTTTTGCCAACGTTCAAGGTCAGCAAAGCCGGGTAATACAAATAGAAGCACAGTGATGAATGAAATCCACTTCATACCTGATAACTTAGCAAGATATTCGCCAGGGACTTTTGATGTCTCATTCTGAGAACACACAAGCCTATGGACCAGTTATTCGAACTTTCTTCTAGGCAGACTCAAGTCGATAAGACCAACGCCGATAAGCTCTATGTCTTAAGACATTTAACCAGCTTAAGATTTACAACTGGGGGTCATAACAATGGCTGACAAAAAGTTTGAAAAGCAAATTCCAAATAACGTAGTAACTCTTGCTTCCGAAAAATGCTGTGGCGAAGGCTGCAAAAAGAAAGCTGATAAAGCTGGTTTCTGCGGTGAGCATTTCATGTGGTTCAAAGAAGGTTTGATCACTAAAGAGGGTTTGAAAGCTGCTGACTTCGACAAGAAGTATTATCAGTTCATCTCTCGTAAAGCCGCTTAGTTTTATTTTAAAACCTCTGATCTACGTCAGAGGGTTTACAATCATTAGTATTTCGAATTCCAAATCCGTTAAAAGCCGGGAATCCCATCCCGGCTTTTTTATTTACACCTGGTTCCCTATTCCGTCACCCGCCCCAATTGATTTTCATCTGATTCCACCAAATCCAACCTGATTGCCTGCGACGTCGACCAACTGGTCCTGCCTTTGCACATTTCGAGGGTATGAAGTCATTCGTATTCGCGCTGCTATTTTTGTCTCAATTTGGAACACTGAGTTTTGCAGTGGCCGCAGGCCCTCCACTATGCTCAATGATCTTCACCGACACTCCCTGGGGTGAACTGCGCCGCGATTTCCAGCATAACGATCACTACACGAAAGAAATTCCTCAAGATACGGCGATTAAGAATCAATGCAACTTGGGCACGTGTCATTTGCACTCTTGGCTAGGTGCTATGGAGAAAACTTATACTTTGCGCACAGGCGAAGTCATGACCCTCTCAAATCAATTTATGAGTGCTCACCAACTTTTGGCGCGCTCAATCATGCAGCTTAAAACTGGTGAAGAAAATGTCGCCAAGGTCGAGCTGGGTGCAGGGCCTTTAAATTCCCGTGACAGTATTATGCTTTATGGAGTGATCCCCGAGGGACTTTGGACTCCAAAAACTGAATTCTATAAAAACCCACAGGCGCAAATTTTAAAAGAGTACACCGAAAACATCATCGGCCGTACCAAAGCGTTGGCGGCTAAAGTTGAAGACCCTGCTCAGAAAAAAGCCATCATTGAAAACGGCGTTGAACAACTGCGCAAACTACACCGCGATTTCGTCGGGGAACTTCCTAAAACTTTCCAATGGGAAGGTCGCCAGTGGACTCCTCAAGAATTCGCCTGGAAGAAATTTTCATTCTTTCTGGGGCCACAGACTCAAATGATCATCCAGGCAAACCGGAAAGCCATGCCTCATACCGAAAGAGTCGGAAAAGATCAGCGAGTTTATACTGACATAAACTCGGTTGAAACAATGGCCGCAAATATGATTGACCGCGGAAGCATGGTTTATCTTTCCTATGAGCACCATCATGAGTATGTGGACAAGCCGACAGGAATTATGTCGATTCGCGCATTCTATACTCCCGATTTCGCAAAACCTTTGACTCGCCAACTACGAGAGCAATTTGACAAAAATGGCGGTGGTCATGCGGTACAGATTATTGGATATGAGCGTCACCCACAAACGGGTCATATTGTTAAATGGAAGATCAAGAATAGCTGGGGCGAAAAAAGCGGCGATGAGGGTTATTATCACATGTATGATGACTATTTCAGAGCTTTCGCTAAGGGCATTACCTATCAGGAAATCGATCCGGCTATAACTCTAAAAATGCCCGTAAAAGGCAACTAGGATGGCCGTCCCGAAAATGAAGTATTTTAATCCGA contains these protein-coding regions:
- a CDS encoding C1 family peptidase, yielding MKSFVFALLFLSQFGTLSFAVAAGPPLCSMIFTDTPWGELRRDFQHNDHYTKEIPQDTAIKNQCNLGTCHLHSWLGAMEKTYTLRTGEVMTLSNQFMSAHQLLARSIMQLKTGEENVAKVELGAGPLNSRDSIMLYGVIPEGLWTPKTEFYKNPQAQILKEYTENIIGRTKALAAKVEDPAQKKAIIENGVEQLRKLHRDFVGELPKTFQWEGRQWTPQEFAWKKFSFFLGPQTQMIIQANRKAMPHTERVGKDQRVYTDINSVETMAANMIDRGSMVYLSYEHHHEYVDKPTGIMSIRAFYTPDFAKPLTRQLREQFDKNGGGHAVQIIGYERHPQTGHIVKWKIKNSWGEKSGDEGYYHMYDDYFRAFAKGITYQEIDPAITLKMPVKGN
- a CDS encoding IucA/IucC family protein, which encodes MKWISFITVLLFVLPGFADLERWQKWEVERNDLQSNEKLYHKLPDSAELKAYQTETLYLLEVDPRFVDTVSAESVEIPAELKTADGKVKFFIHPSSLELFKELISHGKLTKVAAKPTTSPRTFFVADMMVKVSLSDKVNGAIRTVYPMQMQRATAISSLLANLPESSQKENGFGFLPEPIGVFDKTPNSPFGFLVRKIPEHIRNGTTTLVPVLSYVAKNQGASLLEVDAKTQGISAIELVERYLIPALVKSYAFAAQYGVVLEAHQQNTLLELDSKGSFTGRVFYRDLDGARIDFNLREKLNLPTKELLKVQDSHWIFDLENLQKMRENTFVPRGRPVAWSPVLETAFQRYMVGSSIYLLRKAVQDQKGYSPFRIEKIIYEELQKSSPSVNSCQAVFR